Proteins from a genomic interval of Leptospira bandrabouensis:
- a CDS encoding motility associated factor glycosyltransferase family protein produces MSQIIDPISSEIFERKPYLQNYFRNFQSENHWELGPAKKPGEYYVSLNEEPLSSSFSPLTQAIRLLDTYSLRATDIVILFGLGNPHLIQKISETLTPGQILILIGDDETLIPVIWEKILIPVLQVPGRHLFSGEAFFPLFFNYLESLPIERVSGLKVIRNPTDTNRNSVFRELEEKTQTVFSAKMSDLLTKFEFERLWIKNSIWNLVHVGKETPLRYPISSLREKFKGLTAVLVSAGPSLRKNLPWLQSVRDKVFVLSCDTSLKVLIKAGIEADGVVTLDAQTNSFFHFMGESLTRIPLFADLVSSPTLLREPMFHSVVHSVTAKYQVDAEGSLVREVTAGGELAEQVFREVGDIQSGGSVATTAFDMLRYMGFTSVYFLGQDLAYSGREIHSTGTHHNEKWLTLLSRKNSLERINEVIIRKRETRFVPRAGGIGSVLTDYVLDLYRHWFEESASSVSEMQLFNVNEDGAEISGIQTLSPEKAKENLIETPNHNYPWRELPIWKLGLENRMGDQNPKKVSSKTRDPKNNGIASGSSEVTTPPYLIPQGAETLFQHIQKDLEFMEKGLKEFEKNSSTQTFQESDIWIWMREQSYLRRMVRKTEIYILRHQDLELVRKNQLMIQSIKKEIRYLKRSLYPMMDSFPEKG; encoded by the coding sequence ATGTCCCAAATTATCGATCCCATTTCCAGTGAAATTTTTGAAAGAAAGCCGTACTTACAAAATTATTTCAGAAACTTTCAATCCGAGAACCATTGGGAATTGGGTCCTGCCAAGAAACCAGGGGAATATTATGTCTCATTAAATGAGGAACCTCTCTCTTCTTCCTTCTCCCCCCTAACACAAGCCATTCGACTATTGGATACTTACTCCTTACGAGCAACTGATATTGTGATTTTGTTTGGGCTTGGAAATCCCCACCTCATCCAAAAGATCAGTGAAACTTTGACACCAGGACAAATCCTCATTCTTATCGGAGATGATGAAACCCTAATCCCTGTTATTTGGGAAAAAATTTTAATCCCTGTTTTACAGGTTCCCGGTAGGCATTTGTTTTCGGGAGAGGCCTTTTTTCCTTTGTTTTTTAACTATCTAGAGTCCCTTCCCATCGAACGAGTGAGTGGACTGAAGGTAATTCGTAACCCAACCGACACCAATAGAAACTCAGTTTTTCGTGAATTAGAAGAAAAAACCCAAACCGTTTTTTCAGCCAAGATGAGTGACCTACTCACTAAGTTTGAATTTGAAAGGTTATGGATTAAAAACTCTATTTGGAATTTGGTTCATGTAGGAAAAGAAACACCTCTTCGTTATCCCATCTCTTCTTTAAGGGAAAAATTCAAAGGACTAACCGCCGTACTCGTGTCAGCTGGTCCTAGTCTACGAAAAAACCTTCCTTGGTTACAATCGGTGAGAGACAAAGTATTTGTTTTATCTTGTGATACATCTCTCAAAGTTCTTATCAAAGCAGGGATCGAAGCGGATGGAGTGGTCACACTGGATGCCCAAACCAATTCCTTTTTTCATTTTATGGGTGAGTCACTGACCAGGATTCCACTCTTTGCAGACCTTGTCAGTTCTCCTACACTTCTCAGGGAACCTATGTTTCATTCTGTGGTGCATTCTGTCACAGCAAAATACCAAGTGGATGCGGAAGGGTCACTGGTTCGGGAAGTCACCGCGGGAGGAGAACTCGCCGAACAGGTGTTTCGTGAAGTTGGCGATATCCAATCCGGAGGCTCTGTGGCTACCACAGCCTTTGATATGCTTAGGTATATGGGTTTTACCTCTGTGTATTTTCTTGGCCAAGACTTGGCTTACTCCGGAAGAGAAATCCATTCCACGGGAACCCACCATAATGAAAAATGGCTCACCCTACTTAGTCGAAAGAATAGTTTAGAACGAATCAATGAAGTCATCATTCGGAAAAGGGAAACTCGTTTTGTTCCAAGGGCTGGGGGAATAGGATCTGTCCTTACTGATTATGTTTTGGATTTGTACAGACACTGGTTTGAAGAGTCAGCAAGTTCAGTCAGTGAAATGCAACTTTTCAACGTAAATGAAGATGGCGCTGAAATATCGGGAATTCAGACCCTTTCTCCAGAAAAAGCCAAGGAGAATTTAATTGAAACTCCAAACCATAACTACCCTTGGAGAGAACTTCCCATTTGGAAACTTGGTTTGGAAAATAGGATGGGGGATCAAAATCCAAAGAAGGTTTCTTCCAAAACTCGCGATCCTAAAAACAATGGGATAGCATCAGGATCCTCTGAGGTGACAACTCCCCCCTACTTAATCCCCCAAGGTGCAGAAACCCTATTCCAACATATCCAAAAAGATTTGGAGTTTATGGAAAAGGGTCTGAAAGAATTCGAAAAGAATTCTTCAACCCAAACCTTTCAAGAATCGGACATTTGGATTTGGATGCGGGAACAGTCTTATTTAAGAAGGATGGTGCGGAAAACAGAAATCTATATTTTGCGTCACCAGGATTTGGAACTCGTACGAAAGAACCAACTCATGATCCAATCTATCAAAAAAGAAATCCGATATTTAAAACGAAGTCTTTATCCAATGATGGATTCATTTCCAGAAAAAGGATGA
- a CDS encoding chromosome segregation SMC family protein: MHLKSLSIVGFKTFADETEITFDPGFTAVVGPNGSGKSNIVDSVKWVFGEKSAKGLRGEKMDDVIFHGTESRRPAGFSEVSILFDNDDHFFNIDYPSVKITRRLYPDGENEYYLNDIRTTRKDIEKTLLDTGIGKSSYSILEQGRVDQILNSKPEERRAIFEEAAGVSRFKLDRKEATKKLDDTNQNLLRIQDIMNSMVKDLEVKEKQSEKAEQYFKLKSDLDESDKNLRFLKLRDFKRRLKKSDEELTEIREKNKSILSLIQDETNLISEKETTKEIKEKEIAEIDKKLFDHLSKSQIQKEKIAKNKTFILEYELRIGEILSALETENQATIKLEVEKRGIELENERQREIQSTLQAEIQTLESTRVSLELSIKEEEKSIEEKEGRIQENEKRHITLRDKQKTVIFELIQELENKKRESKEGEEQRSVDKAILLSDLDLYTNKLKSALSHLESSEVSGGILDLKEIQLELYKEKLTSFLKKEDDFRNLLFDKDGILSKKESIDQEIEDLILENENLTRGIRDNQSNIILHRSHWEETRTHIVELEKKLLESNSRLENQQKEIAVLEERIGEIEKRISGAKEQESVIREKKEGLEREVEVLEKEIAESYQEFLSMSRILESEKETLQTLVEEISGIKSNITKNQEVFQNLLPLLSEKERTSSALKVQIDSLVEELYNDYSLTDSELETERGGLELDQKVEERRLRSAKSEIQLLGSINPLAIEEYRNIKEIYEHNLKQKTDIESSKKDIEEVLKRINEESEKLFQETFEKIKQNFQETFSTLFNGGRATLELTEKEDSLNSGVEIMAEPPGKHVQNLRLLSGGEKSLTAIALLFAIYMVKPSPFCFLDEIDAALDEANKLRFCQILDRFKDKTQFIVVSHAQSTISRANAIFGVTNEEPGISKILSLRLDEAKSLSKQITQKTGTDN, translated from the coding sequence ATGCATTTAAAGAGCCTAAGTATTGTTGGATTTAAAACATTTGCAGATGAGACGGAGATTACTTTTGATCCCGGGTTTACTGCTGTCGTCGGGCCAAATGGTTCGGGGAAATCAAATATCGTCGATTCAGTCAAATGGGTCTTTGGAGAAAAAAGTGCCAAGGGACTTCGTGGTGAAAAGATGGACGATGTCATCTTCCACGGAACAGAGAGTAGACGGCCTGCTGGATTTTCCGAGGTTTCTATACTCTTTGATAACGATGACCATTTTTTCAACATAGATTATCCATCGGTAAAAATCACTCGTCGTTTGTATCCTGATGGGGAAAACGAATATTACCTCAATGATATCAGAACCACAAGAAAGGATATTGAAAAAACCCTTCTCGATACAGGAATTGGTAAATCTAGTTATAGTATTTTAGAACAAGGTCGAGTGGACCAAATCCTCAATTCCAAACCAGAAGAAAGAAGGGCCATCTTTGAAGAGGCAGCAGGTGTATCCCGGTTCAAACTAGATCGGAAAGAAGCCACAAAGAAGTTGGATGATACCAACCAAAACCTTCTTCGTATCCAAGACATTATGAACTCTATGGTCAAAGACCTAGAAGTCAAAGAGAAACAATCGGAAAAAGCCGAACAGTATTTCAAACTCAAATCCGATTTGGATGAATCTGACAAAAACCTAAGGTTTCTAAAATTACGCGATTTCAAACGTCGATTGAAAAAGTCAGACGAGGAATTAACCGAGATCCGCGAAAAAAATAAGTCGATACTTTCTCTCATCCAAGACGAAACCAATTTGATTTCAGAAAAGGAAACCACCAAAGAAATCAAAGAAAAAGAAATAGCAGAGATCGATAAAAAGTTATTTGATCATTTATCCAAAAGCCAAATCCAAAAAGAAAAAATAGCCAAAAACAAAACCTTTATTTTGGAGTATGAACTTCGTATTGGGGAAATTCTTTCTGCTTTGGAAACTGAAAACCAAGCCACAATCAAACTGGAAGTGGAAAAACGGGGCATTGAACTCGAGAACGAACGCCAAAGAGAAATCCAATCCACCCTCCAAGCGGAAATCCAAACTTTGGAATCAACTCGTGTTTCCTTAGAACTTTCCATCAAAGAAGAAGAAAAGTCTATCGAAGAAAAAGAAGGTAGGATTCAGGAAAATGAAAAACGCCATATCACTCTTAGGGACAAACAAAAAACGGTAATATTCGAACTCATCCAAGAGTTAGAAAATAAAAAACGCGAATCAAAGGAAGGGGAAGAACAACGTAGTGTCGACAAAGCAATCCTTCTTTCTGATTTAGACCTATACACAAATAAACTAAAATCTGCACTTTCTCATTTAGAATCTTCTGAAGTTTCAGGCGGAATTTTGGATCTAAAAGAAATCCAATTAGAACTTTATAAAGAAAAACTCACAAGTTTTTTGAAAAAAGAAGATGATTTCAGAAATCTACTTTTTGATAAAGATGGAATTTTATCTAAAAAGGAATCGATTGACCAAGAAATAGAAGATTTAATTTTAGAAAATGAAAACCTAACACGCGGTATCCGGGACAATCAAAGTAATATTATTTTACACAGAAGTCATTGGGAAGAAACAAGAACCCATATTGTAGAGTTAGAGAAAAAACTTCTCGAATCCAATTCTCGTTTGGAAAACCAACAAAAGGAAATTGCTGTCCTAGAAGAAAGGATCGGTGAAATTGAAAAACGAATTTCGGGTGCCAAAGAACAAGAGTCCGTCATTCGCGAGAAAAAGGAAGGTCTGGAAAGGGAAGTTGAGGTTCTGGAAAAAGAAATTGCAGAATCGTACCAAGAGTTTCTTTCCATGAGTCGTATTTTGGAATCGGAGAAAGAAACCTTACAAACGCTAGTTGAAGAAATTTCTGGAATCAAATCTAATATCACAAAAAACCAAGAAGTATTCCAAAACCTTCTGCCTTTACTTTCAGAAAAAGAAAGAACAAGTTCAGCACTCAAAGTACAAATTGATTCCCTTGTGGAAGAATTGTATAATGATTATTCTCTTACTGATTCTGAATTGGAAACCGAACGTGGGGGATTGGAACTGGACCAAAAAGTGGAAGAAAGAAGATTACGCTCGGCAAAGTCGGAGATCCAACTCCTTGGTTCCATCAACCCATTGGCCATTGAAGAGTATCGAAATATCAAAGAAATCTACGAACACAATCTAAAACAAAAAACTGATATCGAGAGTTCGAAAAAGGACATTGAAGAAGTTTTAAAACGAATCAATGAAGAGTCTGAAAAACTTTTCCAAGAAACGTTTGAAAAGATCAAACAAAACTTCCAAGAAACTTTTTCCACTCTATTCAACGGGGGTAGGGCAACTCTCGAACTTACTGAAAAAGAAGACTCTCTGAATTCTGGAGTGGAAATTATGGCAGAACCTCCAGGAAAACATGTCCAGAACTTGCGATTGTTATCTGGTGGAGAAAAGTCTCTTACAGCCATTGCACTTCTTTTTGCCATCTACATGGTCAAACCAAGTCCGTTCTGTTTCCTAGATGAGATTGATGCGGCCCTCGATGAAGCCAATAAACTTAGGTTCTGTCAGATTTTAGACCGCTTCAAAGATAAAACACAATTCATTGTGGTTTCCCATGCGCAGTCTACCATCTCAAGAGCCAACGCCATTTTTGGAGTTACGAACGAAGAACCAGGAATTTCCAAAATCCTTTCTCTTCGTTTGGATGAAGCCAAATCTCTTTCCAAACAAATCACTCAGAAAACCGGAACCGACAACTAG
- a CDS encoding Cys-rich protein, giving the protein MKKTNRLFSILVLVLFTGSIQAADFPKCKEACDKFYSCTVQVNPNASEEQKNTLKRGCEFNCNRPKYYNKIAGCLTSGDSCKAFSSCILKEMQGNK; this is encoded by the coding sequence ATGAAAAAAACAAACCGTTTGTTTTCAATTCTGGTTCTGGTGTTATTTACCGGATCCATCCAAGCAGCTGACTTTCCTAAATGTAAAGAGGCTTGCGATAAGTTTTATAGCTGTACAGTGCAAGTGAATCCCAACGCTTCTGAAGAGCAAAAAAACACACTGAAACGTGGCTGTGAATTCAACTGCAACCGTCCCAAATACTACAACAAAATTGCGGGTTGCCTCACTAGCGGTGATTCCTGCAAAGCTTTCTCTTCTTGCATTCTAAAAGAAATGCAAGGCAACAAATAA
- the glnA gene encoding type I glutamate--ammonia ligase, translating to MQFATPKFTSGKEVVEYAKKNGVLFYDFRFTDIKGMWHHVSYYVNSVDEDTFKGIPFDGSSIARWQPINASDMQLHPEISTAFLDPFTADKTLVMFCDVWDIYKKQYYEKCPRSIAKKALEFMNKSGIADTAYFGPENEFFVFDSLKVRDEINCQYYELDSNEGIWNTHSEIPGSNNTGKINFNSGHRPGTKGGYFPVAPIDSQVDLRAEFVKTLEAIGMETFVVHHEVAQAQGEIGVKFGTLIEAADNVQKLKYIVKMVAHKHGKTATFMPKPLFGDNGNGMHVHISLWKGGKNLFAGDKYQGLSDFAFNYVGGVLKYARACAAFTNASTNSYKRLIPGFEAPSILAYSAQNRSASCRIPFVSGEKAKRVEFRFPDSTANPYLAFASLLMAGMAGVTEKIDPGPAREEDLFELSLDEIREKGIRQMPHTLREAMEEMLSQREIFKQGDVFTENFLQTYQHYKFETEIWPWEGRPHPYEFLTTYSC from the coding sequence ATGCAGTTCGCAACCCCAAAATTTACTTCCGGAAAGGAAGTGGTTGAGTATGCCAAAAAAAATGGAGTCCTTTTCTATGACTTCCGATTTACGGATATCAAAGGAATGTGGCACCACGTTTCTTATTATGTGAATTCCGTAGATGAAGATACATTCAAAGGAATTCCTTTTGATGGATCTTCGATTGCTCGTTGGCAGCCAATCAATGCTTCCGATATGCAATTACATCCAGAAATTTCTACGGCATTTTTAGATCCGTTCACTGCAGACAAAACACTCGTTATGTTTTGTGATGTTTGGGACATCTACAAAAAACAATACTACGAAAAATGCCCACGTTCCATTGCTAAAAAAGCACTCGAATTCATGAATAAATCAGGAATTGCTGACACTGCTTACTTTGGTCCTGAAAATGAATTTTTTGTTTTTGATAGTTTAAAAGTTCGTGATGAGATCAACTGCCAATACTATGAATTAGATTCTAATGAAGGTATCTGGAACACTCATTCAGAAATTCCAGGTTCCAATAACACAGGAAAAATCAACTTTAACTCTGGTCACCGACCTGGAACAAAAGGTGGATACTTCCCAGTGGCTCCTATTGACTCCCAAGTGGACCTCCGTGCTGAATTTGTGAAAACTCTAGAAGCAATCGGAATGGAAACTTTTGTGGTTCACCACGAAGTGGCTCAAGCACAAGGAGAAATTGGAGTTAAGTTTGGAACTTTGATTGAAGCTGCTGATAACGTTCAAAAGCTAAAATACATCGTAAAGATGGTGGCTCATAAACACGGAAAAACTGCTACTTTTATGCCAAAACCTCTTTTTGGAGATAACGGTAACGGGATGCACGTTCATATCTCTCTTTGGAAAGGTGGAAAAAACCTTTTTGCTGGGGATAAATACCAAGGTCTTTCTGACTTCGCATTCAACTATGTTGGTGGAGTTTTGAAATACGCAAGAGCTTGTGCTGCCTTCACTAACGCATCCACTAACTCTTACAAACGACTCATTCCTGGATTTGAAGCTCCGTCTATCTTGGCTTACTCTGCTCAGAACCGTTCTGCTTCGTGCCGTATTCCATTTGTAAGCGGTGAAAAAGCAAAACGTGTGGAATTCCGATTCCCAGATTCAACAGCTAACCCATATTTGGCGTTTGCTTCTCTTCTTATGGCTGGTATGGCTGGTGTAACTGAAAAAATCGATCCAGGTCCTGCACGTGAAGAAGATCTTTTTGAACTTTCATTGGATGAGATCCGTGAAAAAGGAATCCGCCAAATGCCTCACACACTTCGTGAAGCAATGGAAGAGATGCTTTCTCAAAGAGAAATTTTCAAACAAGGTGATGTGTTTACAGAAAACTTTTTGCAAACATACCAACACTATAAGTTTGAAACAGAAATTTGGCCATGGGAAGGTCGCCCTCACCCATACGAATTCCTCACTACTTACTCTTGCTAA